One genomic region from Paramicrobacterium agarici encodes:
- a CDS encoding ABC transporter permease subunit: MTVRGGARAQTREGGGVERANRPRWVGLALASPTALLLLTLFLGSIALLVDQSLQEDMNGGSAATLTHWTSFFGSSSRIAAIGETFLIAGLSAVISTVIAVPTAYGLHRMKSSTWRFVGIFIVFAPLMTSVIARTYGWSLLLGQQGIVNWAVGLFGMPPLEMLYARPAVVIALVHIFLPFVVFPILSSLGQVDGALRDAAMDLGARPWTTFRRVILPLILPGIIAGTQITFALSMSSFATPSLLGGGRVAVLATLVYSDVNTVQWPMAAVTSIVLLVLAVIVLGLFTLAQRRAQVGGAQGVTAAPGEKGIKAGLSIWLIAVYVFVLSPLVIIIISSFSSASYGAWPLPGWSTKWYTNLLSQDGLAEAAYASVFIAIWSTIIVLVIGTMASVSFHRYRSIVLRGVSVFSLAPMVVPKVTIGLAAFLLLNVTGVLDGVAGIIAMHVVITLPFVIIVVTSALSRTDATLDDAARDLGAGPLRAFRASTLFAIRPSLIAAGLFAFIVSFDEVDMTVFLLKPGQETLPVWMFTYMQKYQDPTLAALASLLIALSLVIAFVAGLFLLRGEKAALTPSH; encoded by the coding sequence ATGACGGTACGGGGCGGTGCACGCGCGCAGACCCGCGAGGGTGGCGGGGTCGAGCGGGCGAACCGACCGCGTTGGGTCGGGCTCGCACTTGCCTCCCCGACGGCGCTTTTGCTGCTCACCCTGTTTCTCGGATCCATCGCGCTCCTCGTTGATCAGTCTCTGCAGGAGGACATGAACGGCGGGTCCGCGGCAACACTGACGCACTGGACATCGTTCTTCGGCTCAAGCAGCAGGATCGCCGCCATCGGCGAGACGTTTCTCATCGCGGGGCTGAGCGCCGTCATCTCGACGGTGATCGCGGTGCCCACCGCGTACGGACTCCATCGTATGAAGAGCTCGACGTGGCGCTTCGTGGGAATCTTCATCGTCTTTGCACCGCTGATGACGAGCGTCATCGCCCGCACATACGGGTGGAGCCTGCTTCTCGGTCAGCAAGGAATCGTGAACTGGGCCGTTGGCCTGTTCGGGATGCCTCCGCTGGAGATGCTCTACGCGCGACCGGCCGTTGTGATCGCGCTCGTCCACATCTTTCTCCCGTTCGTCGTGTTCCCGATCCTCAGCTCGCTCGGGCAGGTTGATGGAGCGCTGCGGGATGCCGCGATGGACCTCGGTGCACGGCCGTGGACGACATTCCGCCGCGTCATTCTTCCGCTTATCCTTCCGGGCATCATTGCGGGAACGCAGATCACCTTCGCACTGTCGATGAGCTCGTTCGCGACGCCCTCGCTGCTCGGCGGCGGACGCGTTGCCGTACTCGCGACGCTCGTCTACAGCGACGTCAACACGGTGCAGTGGCCGATGGCCGCGGTGACGAGCATCGTTCTGCTCGTCCTTGCCGTGATCGTGCTCGGCCTGTTCACGCTCGCTCAGCGTCGCGCGCAGGTGGGAGGCGCACAGGGCGTCACCGCCGCGCCGGGCGAGAAGGGGATCAAAGCGGGACTGAGCATCTGGCTCATCGCCGTGTACGTGTTTGTGCTCTCGCCATTGGTCATCATCATCATCTCGTCGTTCTCGTCGGCATCCTATGGCGCCTGGCCGTTGCCTGGCTGGTCGACGAAGTGGTACACGAACCTGCTCAGCCAAGACGGTCTCGCCGAGGCCGCCTACGCGAGCGTCTTCATTGCAATCTGGTCGACGATCATCGTGCTGGTCATCGGCACGATGGCCAGTGTCAGCTTCCATCGCTATCGGAGCATCGTTCTGCGCGGCGTCTCGGTCTTCAGCCTCGCGCCCATGGTCGTTCCGAAAGTGACGATCGGGCTCGCCGCCTTCCTGCTACTGAACGTCACTGGCGTGCTTGACGGTGTGGCCGGGATTATCGCCATGCACGTGGTGATCACCCTTCCCTTCGTGATCATCGTCGTGACCTCGGCGCTCTCGCGGACAGATGCCACCCTCGATGACGCAGCGCGCGATCTCGGGGCCGGCCCGCTTCGGGCGTTCAGAGCCTCAACGCTGTTCGCGATCCGGCCATCGCTGATCGCTGCGGGGCTGTTCGCCTTCATCGTCAGCTTCGACGAAGTCGACATGACAGTGTTCCTGCTGAAGCCTGGCCAAGAGACGCTACCCGTCTGGATGTTCACCTACATGCAGAAATACCAAGACCCGACACTAGCGGCGTTGGCCTCGTTGCTCATCGCGCTCTCGCTCGTCATCGCTTTTGTCGCCGGTCTCTTCCTCTTGCGCGGCGAGAAGGCCGCACTCACACCGTCACACTGA
- a CDS encoding HAD family hydrolase gives MRSVIDAVVFDCDGVLVDSEVLSLQIGQKVMADLGWEADLPTLVETFMGCSHEYYIAQIEKNIGRALDDDWSVPYQPWYDKAFAEDLREIEGISLALDSIELPTAVASNSKHERIRSSLTTVGLLARFEGRICSAEDVPNGKPAPDVYLKAAETLGVDPARCIAVEDSRFGVQAARAAGMTVLAYQTDMTPSGWFDRPDITVFRSMADLPALIDQLSS, from the coding sequence GTGCGAAGTGTCATTGATGCCGTGGTCTTCGACTGCGATGGAGTCCTCGTCGACAGCGAAGTTCTCTCGCTGCAGATTGGGCAGAAGGTCATGGCCGATCTGGGCTGGGAGGCCGACCTTCCCACGCTCGTCGAGACGTTCATGGGATGCTCCCACGAGTATTACATCGCGCAGATCGAGAAGAACATCGGGCGTGCACTCGACGACGACTGGTCGGTCCCGTATCAGCCTTGGTACGACAAGGCATTCGCTGAAGACCTCCGCGAGATCGAGGGAATCTCGCTAGCCCTCGACAGCATCGAACTCCCCACGGCGGTTGCATCGAATAGCAAGCACGAGCGCATCCGGTCATCGCTCACGACCGTCGGTCTTCTCGCCCGGTTCGAGGGGCGCATCTGCAGCGCGGAAGACGTACCGAACGGCAAGCCGGCACCCGATGTCTACCTCAAGGCGGCCGAAACGCTCGGCGTCGACCCCGCACGCTGCATCGCCGTCGAAGACAGCAGGTTCGGCGTGCAGGCAGCACGCGCGGCGGGTATGACTGTCCTCGCGTACCAAACTGACATGACACCCTCCGGCTGGTTCGACAGGCCAGACATCACGGTCTTCCGCTCGATGGCCGACCTCCCCGCCCTCATCGATCAACTCTCGAGCTAA
- a CDS encoding antibiotic biosynthesis monooxygenase, producing MIRTILTFDVPLDRIDSILDAYEREDILQRSMDEAGGVAADISVATDGSGRVLVTALWPDEAAYQRWVDNPFRAESNGRLGELMNGVVGVGQTFRVMSGAEG from the coding sequence ATGATCCGCACGATTCTCACGTTCGATGTTCCGCTCGATCGTATCGACAGCATCCTCGACGCCTATGAGCGTGAAGACATCCTTCAACGCTCGATGGATGAGGCTGGAGGCGTAGCCGCAGACATCTCCGTCGCCACCGACGGCTCGGGTCGTGTGCTCGTGACAGCGTTATGGCCAGACGAGGCCGCATACCAGCGGTGGGTGGATAACCCGTTCCGCGCCGAGTCGAACGGACGGCTGGGTGAGCTCATGAACGGCGTTGTCGGCGTCGGTCAAACGTTTCGCGTCATGAGTGGTGCAGAAGGATGA
- a CDS encoding ABC transporter ATP-binding protein yields the protein MSTELDIDARNVRKVFGGSVVALDKVDLTVERGSFFSLLGPSGCGKSTLLRLLSGLDEPTEGEILIRGTSVKDTPGHKRATNLVFQRLALFPQMTIAENVAFGPKVHRRGRDEIRRTVDEKLELVGLSELAKRYPHEISGGQQQRVAIARALANEPAVLLLDEPLSSLDQKLRVQMQRALKRIQKDSATTFVYVTHDQHEAFTMSDAIAVMNNGVVEQVGSPREVYNRPASRFVASFVGDTNVIEQSDLPPASRAGEGAIAVKAEVVQIGTTLANELENRFAGTVTDVSFGGSKVSYRVGIESGATIAVESSAVSAFHADVGENVEIGWPSDAVVELSR from the coding sequence ATGTCGACTGAGCTTGATATCGATGCGCGTAATGTGCGCAAGGTCTTCGGTGGCAGCGTCGTGGCGTTGGACAAGGTTGATCTGACGGTCGAGCGCGGGTCGTTCTTCTCGCTTCTCGGCCCGTCAGGATGCGGTAAATCGACGCTATTGCGGCTGCTGTCCGGACTTGACGAGCCCACCGAGGGTGAGATTCTCATTCGCGGAACCTCCGTGAAAGACACCCCGGGGCACAAGCGGGCCACGAACCTCGTGTTCCAGCGCCTCGCCCTCTTTCCGCAGATGACGATCGCCGAGAACGTGGCGTTCGGACCGAAGGTTCACCGCCGCGGGCGTGATGAGATTCGGCGGACCGTTGATGAGAAGCTCGAGCTCGTCGGGCTCTCGGAGCTTGCGAAGCGGTATCCGCACGAAATCTCCGGAGGGCAGCAGCAGCGGGTCGCGATTGCGCGAGCACTGGCAAACGAACCAGCCGTTCTGCTGCTCGATGAGCCGCTGAGCTCTCTCGATCAGAAGTTGCGTGTTCAGATGCAGCGCGCACTCAAGCGCATTCAGAAAGACTCGGCGACCACGTTCGTCTACGTCACGCATGATCAGCACGAAGCGTTCACGATGTCCGACGCCATCGCGGTCATGAACAACGGCGTCGTCGAGCAAGTCGGCTCACCGCGCGAGGTGTACAACCGCCCCGCCAGCCGCTTCGTTGCGTCGTTCGTCGGCGATACGAACGTCATCGAGCAGAGCGACCTGCCGCCAGCGTCCAGGGCAGGCGAGGGAGCCATTGCCGTCAAGGCGGAGGTCGTGCAGATCGGGACGACTCTCGCGAACGAACTCGAGAATCGGTTCGCTGGAACAGTGACCGACGTCTCATTCGGTGGGTCGAAAGTCAGTTATCGCGTCGGTATCGAGAGTGGCGCGACCATCGCCGTCGAGAGCTCTGCGGTCTCGGCATTCCACGCCGATGTGGGAGAAAACGTTGAAATCGGGTGGCCGTCCGACGCAGTCGTCGAGTTGAGCCGCTAA
- a CDS encoding carbohydrate ABC transporter permease, producing MALSDTQIMTDARSPRELAANKRRPKVLRRLRQHGLVIALALVFVFPLLVMLSTALKSPQDVFSSPPTLIPTEWTFNNFATAFDQIPVWRYLGNTMLVAGLSVLGTALSCPLVAYALSKVKWAGAKPLFIMVLATMMLPPQVTLIPLFLIWNGVGATNTYLPLVVPAFLGTPFFIFLIRQFLMNVPDDLIEAARLDGASEFRTYATIVLPIARPAIVTAAVFQFVWAWTDFLNPLIYLNDESTYTLSIGLYAFFGENDVAWGPLMAACTMFTIPALIIFLIGQKFFIGGISAGAIK from the coding sequence ATGGCTCTCAGTGACACGCAGATCATGACGGATGCTCGCTCGCCACGTGAGCTCGCGGCGAACAAGCGTCGTCCGAAGGTTCTCCGCAGGCTGCGGCAGCACGGGCTCGTCATCGCACTGGCGCTTGTCTTCGTCTTTCCGCTGCTCGTGATGCTGTCAACGGCACTCAAGTCACCGCAAGACGTCTTCAGTTCGCCACCGACGCTCATTCCCACGGAGTGGACGTTCAATAATTTCGCAACGGCATTCGACCAGATTCCGGTCTGGCGGTACCTGGGCAACACCATGCTCGTTGCCGGGCTCAGCGTGCTGGGCACCGCCCTGTCGTGCCCGCTCGTCGCCTACGCGCTCTCGAAGGTGAAGTGGGCCGGAGCGAAGCCGCTGTTCATCATGGTTCTCGCTACTATGATGCTGCCGCCGCAGGTAACGCTCATCCCCCTCTTCCTCATCTGGAACGGCGTCGGCGCGACGAACACCTACCTGCCGCTCGTCGTCCCCGCGTTCCTGGGAACGCCGTTCTTCATCTTCCTCATCCGGCAGTTCCTCATGAACGTTCCCGACGACCTCATCGAGGCCGCGCGTCTCGACGGAGCATCCGAATTTCGTACGTACGCGACCATCGTTCTGCCCATCGCGCGTCCCGCGATCGTCACGGCCGCGGTGTTTCAGTTCGTGTGGGCGTGGACCGACTTCCTCAATCCCCTCATCTATTTGAATGACGAGTCGACGTACACCTTGTCCATCGGTCTCTATGCGTTCTTCGGCGAGAACGACGTCGCGTGGGGTCCGCTCATGGCCGCTTGTACCATGTTCACCATTCCTGCGCTGATCATCTTCTTGATCGGGCAGAAGTTCTTCATCGGCGGAATCAGTGCGGGAGCCATTAAGTGA
- a CDS encoding ABC transporter substrate-binding protein, which yields MGYTDNSSTQGLDAIRSRLSRRGFLVGAAGLAAASTLSACSSPFEQGGGSSGGGGKKLTITMFVFLGGDLAKMPKEFAKEYMESNPSVSIEFYEQSNSVGYGKMLAQRKADPEKPLVNMGFFNTNTSIQGIGDEMWEPLDYSAMSNAADIRPIFQRDDSMGIGIGTDQYGLLVNPDALGSTPKSWSALWDPAYKGQVSFFNFPWYAVYTAALANGGGLDNMEPGWELWEEHADQIKLIVESNPQYMNVLSDGTAPLTSYFAGTGQQWINGGAPLEYVVPEEGAIPLPVFLQSVAGQSDDEKEVCQDIINEMLSPKWVTRWAETSIEIPANEKSETPKSLADLPAFQQSTVDGLMEIDYDIVGNSQAEWTERWNNNVVSKI from the coding sequence ATGGGTTACACGGACAACAGCAGTACGCAGGGCCTTGACGCGATCCGCAGCAGGCTGTCACGGCGAGGCTTTCTCGTCGGCGCTGCCGGACTTGCGGCGGCCTCGACGCTGAGCGCATGCTCGTCGCCTTTTGAACAGGGTGGCGGAAGCAGCGGCGGCGGTGGAAAGAAGCTCACGATCACGATGTTCGTGTTCCTCGGCGGAGATCTGGCAAAGATGCCCAAGGAATTCGCCAAGGAGTACATGGAGAGCAATCCGAGCGTCTCGATCGAGTTCTATGAGCAGTCGAACTCGGTCGGGTACGGAAAGATGCTCGCTCAGCGAAAAGCGGACCCGGAGAAACCGCTAGTGAACATGGGGTTCTTCAATACGAACACGTCGATCCAGGGTATCGGCGACGAGATGTGGGAGCCTCTCGATTACTCGGCAATGTCGAATGCCGCCGACATTCGGCCGATCTTCCAACGCGACGATTCAATGGGCATTGGAATAGGCACCGACCAATACGGACTGCTCGTGAATCCTGACGCGCTTGGAAGCACTCCGAAGTCGTGGTCCGCACTGTGGGACCCGGCCTACAAAGGACAGGTCAGCTTCTTCAACTTCCCCTGGTACGCCGTTTACACTGCGGCGCTCGCGAACGGTGGCGGGCTGGACAACATGGAGCCGGGCTGGGAGCTCTGGGAGGAGCATGCAGACCAGATCAAACTGATCGTGGAGTCGAACCCGCAGTACATGAACGTTCTCAGTGACGGAACTGCTCCGTTGACGTCGTACTTCGCAGGCACCGGCCAGCAGTGGATCAATGGAGGCGCGCCTCTCGAATATGTGGTCCCCGAGGAAGGCGCGATCCCTCTTCCCGTTTTCTTGCAGTCAGTCGCCGGGCAAAGCGACGACGAGAAGGAAGTGTGCCAGGACATCATCAATGAAATGCTGTCGCCGAAGTGGGTGACACGGTGGGCAGAAACCTCCATTGAGATCCCTGCGAACGAGAAGTCAGAGACCCCGAAGTCGCTGGCCGACCTCCCCGCGTTCCAGCAGTCGACAGTCGATGGGCTGATGGAGATTGACTACGACATCGTGGGCAATAGTCAAGCCGAGTGGACAGAGCGCTGGAATAACAACGTCGTCTCGAAGATCTAG
- a CDS encoding succinylglutamate desuccinylase/aspartoacylase family protein, with product MGTASRTLDHKHITTMPTGADISLAIHTITGSEPGPRFLIFGGIHGDEATAVEAVRRIVEAVDENELKGTLVAVPVSNPYAYESMTRHTMQDGLNLNRIFPGDAAGSLTEQLAAALVEIQEGADYFIDFHSSGLYSTVDYAYVHSGAEILARNYGTSLLYHHDPYSGSSAEMMLSAGKPAMVSELGGGGQLTTDFLDRSVAGTLNVLRAVGMLPGDPVDPPEQKVMTKLVTLRPTTGGAVISDYGPETLGTVVPGGTVLGRVVNPHTFEVMEELVAPFDETIIVLTREQYTRCAPGDYGFMVGDNGSVTSVDAI from the coding sequence ATGGGTACTGCATCTCGCACTCTTGACCACAAGCACATCACCACAATGCCCACCGGCGCAGACATCTCTCTGGCCATCCACACGATCACGGGAAGCGAGCCCGGCCCTCGGTTCCTCATCTTCGGGGGAATCCACGGCGACGAGGCCACGGCGGTCGAAGCCGTCAGGCGCATCGTCGAAGCCGTCGACGAGAACGAGCTGAAGGGAACGCTCGTTGCGGTGCCCGTCAGTAACCCATACGCGTATGAGAGCATGACGCGGCACACGATGCAGGACGGGCTCAACCTGAACCGCATCTTCCCCGGCGACGCCGCGGGCTCCTTGACGGAGCAGCTCGCCGCAGCACTTGTCGAGATTCAGGAGGGTGCCGACTACTTCATCGACTTCCACAGCAGCGGTCTGTATTCGACCGTCGACTATGCGTACGTTCACTCCGGTGCCGAAATACTGGCGCGCAACTACGGCACGTCGCTGCTCTACCACCACGACCCGTACTCCGGGTCGTCAGCAGAGATGATGCTGTCGGCCGGCAAACCGGCGATGGTGAGCGAACTCGGCGGTGGCGGGCAACTGACCACCGACTTCCTCGACCGTTCCGTCGCCGGAACTCTGAACGTGCTGCGGGCCGTCGGGATGCTTCCGGGCGACCCGGTTGATCCGCCGGAGCAGAAGGTCATGACGAAGCTCGTCACCCTGCGGCCCACCACCGGAGGGGCAGTCATCTCGGATTACGGACCCGAGACGCTGGGAACCGTCGTGCCGGGTGGTACGGTGCTCGGCCGCGTCGTGAACCCTCACACGTTCGAGGTGATGGAGGAGCTCGTGGCGCCGTTCGACGAGACCATCATCGTTCTCACGCGAGAGCAGTACACGCGCTGCGCACCGGGCGACTACGGGTTCATGGTTGGCGACAACGGCAGCGTCACATCAGTCGACGCCATCTGA
- a CDS encoding carbohydrate ABC transporter permease: MSMLTRRRPEARAQTRAGAPKRPRTRRRSFWIGVAFASPFIIGFLGLFAYPILASGYYSFTDFNLFQSPDWVGLDNYEQMANDDVFWKSLANTLVLAVMGVPLTIAIALGGAHLLNTPIKGQPLYRAFIYLPSIIPVVVGGYLWRWLLNTQYGFVNYFLSWFGITGPSWLQEPDWTKPAIVLVVLWTVGGTMIIYLAALKDVPHELYEAASIDGAGPWRRFLNVSWPTVSPVTLFQVIVCLIAYLQIFTEPYVLAQERLNNISSGPDQSMLTYAMYLYQNAFVYLKMGYASAMAWVLFIVTLIVTLVVLASSKRWVHYGSQ, translated from the coding sequence ATGTCGATGCTCACGAGGCGACGCCCTGAAGCCCGGGCGCAGACGCGAGCCGGTGCCCCGAAGCGGCCGCGCACGCGACGTCGATCCTTCTGGATCGGCGTGGCGTTCGCGTCGCCGTTCATCATCGGGTTTCTCGGTCTCTTCGCGTACCCGATTCTCGCGTCGGGGTACTACAGCTTCACGGACTTCAACCTCTTCCAGTCGCCGGACTGGGTTGGGCTCGACAACTACGAGCAGATGGCGAACGACGATGTGTTCTGGAAGTCACTGGCGAACACGCTCGTCCTCGCCGTCATGGGTGTGCCCCTCACCATCGCCATCGCGCTGGGTGGGGCGCACCTGCTCAACACTCCCATCAAAGGGCAGCCGCTCTACCGGGCATTCATCTATCTACCCTCGATCATTCCGGTCGTCGTCGGCGGCTATCTGTGGCGCTGGCTGCTGAACACGCAGTACGGATTCGTCAACTACTTTCTGTCATGGTTCGGCATCACCGGGCCGAGCTGGCTGCAGGAGCCGGACTGGACGAAGCCGGCAATCGTGCTCGTCGTGCTCTGGACGGTCGGCGGCACCATGATCATCTACCTCGCCGCGCTCAAGGATGTTCCGCACGAACTCTACGAGGCAGCATCCATTGATGGCGCCGGCCCTTGGCGTCGCTTTCTCAACGTGAGCTGGCCAACGGTCTCGCCAGTCACGCTGTTCCAGGTGATCGTGTGCCTCATCGCCTACCTGCAGATTTTCACCGAGCCGTACGTCTTGGCGCAGGAACGGCTCAACAACATCAGCTCCGGCCCCGACCAGTCGATGCTGACGTATGCCATGTACCTCTACCAGAACGCGTTCGTGTACCTGAAGATGGGCTACGCCTCCGCCATGGCTTGGGTGCTCTTTATCGTCACGCTTATCGTCACGCTCGTCGTGCTGGCTTCTTCGAAACGGTGGGTGCACTATGGCTCTCAGTGA
- a CDS encoding metal-dependent hydrolase family protein gives MTGDLTITNALVFDGASADLVETSIEVRGGRIVEIGGASRGAAVVDAAGRVVMPGLIDAHFHAYGITLNGFFNDHAPLSYVALVGANRVRAALRRGFTTVRDVAGGDKGFAMALAKEVIDGPRYLYTGPALSQTGGHGDPRSDEMELEFCSGHSNQIVDGVTDLRRAVRDRFRTGAHAIKIMASGGVISPVDPLEIPQYSAEEIQAVADEAARRGSYVAAHAYSAEAVQHAVANGVRSIEHGNLMDADAARAMAATGSTLVPTLIAYDAMRRRGAELGLPETAQHKNKEVFASGQRAIELARDAGVRIAYGSDLLGGLEEEQLNGLRLQAEILGNLETLKSATSVGAGLIGRSDLGGVSENAVADLLILDGNPLDDIDVLVDADRPRTVVQAGHVVFDSLELEGTE, from the coding sequence ATGACTGGTGACCTGACCATCACCAATGCTCTCGTCTTCGACGGGGCATCGGCTGACCTCGTCGAGACCTCGATCGAGGTTCGCGGCGGACGAATCGTCGAGATCGGAGGCGCGTCACGCGGCGCGGCTGTCGTCGATGCCGCGGGCCGTGTGGTGATGCCTGGTCTCATCGATGCCCATTTTCATGCCTATGGCATCACGCTCAACGGGTTCTTCAACGACCACGCGCCGCTGAGCTATGTCGCGCTCGTCGGCGCGAACCGGGTCCGCGCTGCTCTGCGACGCGGATTCACGACGGTGCGCGACGTTGCAGGAGGAGATAAGGGGTTCGCGATGGCCCTCGCTAAAGAGGTGATCGACGGGCCTCGATACCTCTATACCGGCCCAGCGCTCAGCCAGACCGGCGGCCATGGTGATCCCCGCTCCGACGAGATGGAGCTGGAATTCTGCTCGGGCCATTCCAACCAGATTGTCGACGGCGTCACCGATCTCAGGCGGGCCGTGCGCGATCGATTCCGCACGGGAGCGCACGCGATAAAGATCATGGCGTCCGGCGGCGTGATCTCGCCCGTTGACCCTCTGGAGATTCCGCAGTACTCGGCAGAAGAGATCCAAGCGGTCGCAGACGAGGCCGCACGGCGCGGCAGCTACGTCGCCGCGCATGCGTACTCGGCCGAGGCAGTTCAGCACGCCGTGGCGAACGGAGTGAGGTCGATCGAGCACGGCAATTTGATGGATGCCGATGCGGCACGAGCGATGGCGGCGACCGGCAGCACGCTGGTGCCGACGCTGATCGCCTACGACGCCATGCGGAGGCGCGGTGCGGAACTCGGACTCCCCGAGACGGCGCAGCACAAGAATAAGGAGGTATTCGCGTCTGGTCAGCGGGCGATCGAACTTGCGAGGGACGCAGGCGTGCGGATCGCCTATGGATCGGATCTGCTCGGCGGGCTTGAGGAAGAGCAGCTCAACGGGTTGCGGCTGCAAGCCGAGATTCTCGGCAATCTCGAGACGTTGAAGTCAGCGACATCGGTCGGCGCAGGGCTGATCGGGCGTAGCGATTTGGGTGGTGTCAGCGAGAACGCGGTCGCCGACCTGCTGATTCTCGATGGGAACCCGCTCGACGACATCGATGTCCTCGTCGATGCGGATCGTCCGCGAACGGTTGTGCAGGCAGGCCACGTTGTCTTCGACAGCCTCGAGCTGGAGGGCACGGAATAA
- a CDS encoding N-acetylmannosamine-6-phosphate 2-epimerase, giving the protein MHERIAQLKHGFIASVQADEGSPLRDSRLIAALAHATVLGGANGLRINSPADIRAVREITDLPVIGLHKQHNGTRDVITPLVEHALELAQAGADIVAVDASREIRGGDLSIIGAVRDLTGLPVMADVSTLDEGLRAWDAGAALVGTTLSGYTPYTRADPEHPDFALVEQLAARGVRVIAEGRLRSPADVVRVLDLGAYAAVVGRALTDPLITSARYAAAVASARSSAAPA; this is encoded by the coding sequence ATGCACGAACGCATAGCCCAGCTCAAGCACGGCTTCATCGCCTCGGTTCAGGCTGACGAGGGCAGCCCGCTGCGCGACAGCCGCTTGATCGCCGCGCTTGCGCACGCTACCGTGCTCGGCGGAGCCAACGGACTGCGCATCAACTCCCCGGCCGACATTCGCGCCGTGCGGGAGATCACCGATCTGCCGGTCATCGGGTTGCACAAGCAGCACAACGGCACCCGTGATGTCATCACGCCCCTGGTTGAGCATGCGCTCGAACTCGCACAGGCGGGAGCAGACATTGTCGCCGTCGACGCCTCGCGCGAGATCCGCGGCGGAGACCTGTCGATCATCGGCGCGGTACGCGATCTGACAGGGCTTCCCGTCATGGCCGACGTCTCGACCCTCGATGAGGGACTGAGGGCATGGGATGCCGGTGCCGCACTGGTCGGCACCACCCTGTCCGGTTACACGCCCTACACTCGCGCGGATCCCGAGCACCCGGACTTTGCATTGGTCGAGCAGCTCGCCGCCCGTGGCGTCCGCGTGATCGCGGAGGGCCGTCTGCGATCCCCCGCCGATGTGGTGCGCGTCCTCGACCTCGGTGCCTATGCGGCGGTGGTGGGTCGCGCCCTGACGGACCCCCTCATCACCTCGGCTCGCTATGCCGCTGCCGTGGCGAGCGCACGTTCATCCGCGGCCCCGGCCTGA